From Vidua macroura isolate BioBank_ID:100142 chromosome 33, ASM2450914v1, whole genome shotgun sequence:
GGGACCCCCGTGCCCTCCTCACTGCCCGTCCCTgaagggacactggggacattggggacagggTTGGGGTGTGACTTTAGTGCCTCCCTCGCTGCCCgtcactgctggggacatgggggacaaCAAGGACAGCTGTGACCCcactgccctctctgctgcctgtcactgcctggggacacgggggacagtGCCTGGGGGgtggcagctgtccctgcacccctcccAGTCCgttcccagtttgtcccagtccctcccagtgctcacCCACGCAGGCTCCCTGCCGGAAGGACATCAGGGGACAGAAGCAGCTCCTCAGGGGCTGCTCCCGGTGCCGCGTGGGGAAACTGCGCCGGAGCCGCAGCCCCGGGGCCCCCGAGCCCCCCTCGTCCTCCACCACCCTGGGGAAGGGTTAAAAGGGGTCAGAAACACCcaaaaaatcaccccaaaaactGCTCCTAAAATCCTCCTGAGCCCCTCTCATCTTCCACCACCCTGGGGAGACCAGAAAAAGGGTCACAAATacccaaaaatcaccccaaaaactGCCCCTAAAATCCCCCCGAGTCCTCCCTCTCCACCACcctggggaaggggggggggggaaagggatcAGAAACacccaaaaatcacccaaaaaaaccccctgCAATATTCCCTGATACcagaagagcagcaggtggTCAGGGCAGGTGTTGACCAGCAGGGACAGGTTGGGTTCACCCCGAATCCCCCAAAGCTCCCTGAAGtatccctgctgtccccaaagccccCTTGATGTCCCCAAGGACCCTTCGATGTCCCTGAAGCCCCCCCCAAGCCTCCCCCTCATACCAGAAGAGCAGCAGGCGGTCAGGGCAGGCATTGACCAGCAGGGTCCAGTTCACCCCACACCCCCCAATCCCCCAAAgccccctgatgtccccagagccccctcGAGCCCCCGCAGTACCGGAAGAGCAGCAGGCGGTCGGGGCAGGCGTTGACCAGCAGGGACGGGTCCGGCGCCTCCCGGCTGGCCCAGGCCCGGGCCGAGAGCGACGTGATGGAGCCGCCGGCCTGGACCAGCACCCGCGAGGCCTTGGTCAGCCGGCCTGGGGGGGACAGCGagtgagacccctccccaaaaccccacagtgCCCCCCAGTACtgccccagtgcctcccagtacCAGCCAGTGCCTCCCAATCCCTCCCAGTGGCCACCTGGACCAGCACCCGCGAGGCCTTGGTCAGCCGGTCTGGGGGGGGGCAACGAGTGAggatccccccaaaaccccacagtgCCCCCCACTACTGGCCCAGTACCACCCAGTACtgccccagtgcctcccagtgccctccaatctcctcccagtgccccataCCAGAGTCAAACAGGGAGGACATGGACTCCCCGttgtccctcccagtgccccccaatCCCTCTGTACCCACCCCCAGTCCCCCCCgttcccctcccagtccctcccagtccccgTACCGGTGCCGGGGTCGCACAGGAACGAGGACACCGAGCCCCGGTCGTCCCCGGCCCACAGGACGCGCCCGGGGGCGTCGAAGCAGAGGGCGAGGACCCGCCCGGGGAGGCGCCCGGTGCCCCCCCGAGCCGCCTTCCCCGTGGAGATGTTCACAACCCGCACCATGTGCCGGGCACTGCCCAcctgggggggcacagggagacACCCCAGACACACCGTGAGACCCCCCAGACACACCCTGAGACCCCCAAAACCTGCCCAAGACCCCCAAAATGCCCCTCAAAAcccccccagagctgccttccCTGTGGAGATGTTCACCACGTGCCAGGCACTGCCCACCTGGGGGGCTAAGGATGAGCTGGAGGGGCACCCTGGGACATCCACACCTGCCTgagacccccaaaatccccccccaaGACCCCCAAACCCACTCTGAGACCCTCACAAGCCCCCCCAAAAACGCCCCCCAAGCCGCCTTCCCCATGGAGACGTTCACCACCTGCACTAGGGCTGGGTTTGTGGGGTTAGGGGTCTCAGGGCTGCAGGGTTCTGGGGTGTTTTCTGGGGTATTTTAGGATGGTTTTAGGGTATTTTGGGGTTTGTCTCACGACTGTGAGGTTGTTGAGTGGCTGGAaggctcagcacagcagtgcagggtTCGGTTTGGGGATCTCAGAAGAGTCTCTCAGCACTGGGgtattttggggtgattttggggcgTTTTAGGGTTTCTCTCACCAGGGTGAGGTTGTTGAGCGGCTGAAAGGCGCAGCACAGCAGTGTAGGGTTGGGTTTGGGGATTTCAGGGGTCTCTCAGCACTGGggtattttggggtgttttggggtgattttggggtattttagGGTTTCTCTCACCACGGTGAGGTTGTTGTTGAGCGGCTGGAAGGCGCAGCACAGCAGTGcgggtttgggtttgggggtctCAGAAGGGTCTCTCAGCactggggtgttttggggtgattttggggtgattttggggtgattttggggtgttttagaGGTTCTCTCACCACGGTGAGGTTGTTGTTGAGCGGCTGGAAGGCGCAGCACAGCAGTGCggggttgggtttgggggtctCAGAAGGGTCTCTCAGCactggggtgttttggggtgattttggggtgattttggggcgTTTTAGGGTTTCTCTCACCACGGTGAGGTTGTTGTTGAGCGGCTGGAAGGCGCAGCACAGCACggctgggttgggtttggggATTTCAGGGGGGGTCTCTCAGCACTGtggtgttttggggtgattttggggtgttttggggtattttagAGGTTCTCTCACCACGGTGAGGTTGTTGTTGAGCGGCTGGAAGGCGCAGCACAGCAGCGCGGCCCCGTCGGGGTCGGGCACGCGGCGGATGCAGCGCCCGTCCGCGGGGTCCCAGAGGCGCAGGGTCCCGTCCAGCGAGGCCGACACCAGGACGTCGTTGGACAGGGACCAGGCGAAGTCGGACACGCCGGCCCCGtggccgcggagccgccgcagCACGGCCGGGGGCCCGGGGGCCAGGCGGCACACGGACAGCGTCCCGTCCAGAGAGCAGCACGCCAGCAGGTGCCGCTCGTCGTGGGCAAACTGCACCTTCCgcactggggagggggaaaggggccgggtgagacccctccccaaaattcTATAGGGTTAGGAACCCCCCAAAACAAAGGGATCGCCCCCAGACCCAGCAATATCCCTCGAAACCCAGCCAGTGTGTGACACTTATGGTGGGCAAACTGCATCTTCagcactggggagggggaaaaggggccgggtgagacccctccccaaaattcTATAGGGTCAGGAACCCCCCCAGAAACAGGGGAGACCCCTAGAACCTGGGGGAGCCCCCAACCCATCCAGCAGGTGCCGCTCGTCGTGGGCAAACTGCACCTTCCgcactggggagggggaaaggggggtgggtgagacccctccccaaaatcctaCAGAGGGGGGaacccccccagaccccctTGGGGACCCATCACCCCCCCTCCAGCTGAGAgccccagacccctccccacTCCTTCTTATAGAAAcccccccctcccaccccctcaGGGACCCCCCCAGGGGACACCTGAGACCCTccagacccctccccaccccctcctATGCAAACCCCCCTCTTCCTACTCCCTCAGGGACCCCCCAGGAAACCACAGGGAGCACCTGAGACCCCCCCCGGACCCCCTCAGGCCCCCCCAGGGGACACCTGAGCCCCCTCCCCGGCCCCTCGGCGGGGTTACCTGCGCTGTCCAGGTGCTGGTCGAACACGTGGAACACCCCCGCGAAGGCGTAGTTCTCGCTCAGGGTGGTGTCCCCGGCCATGGCCCGGCTGGCCTCGGCCAGGGGGGTGGGGACCACCCcgggggggctgcggggtggggagggggcagcgtgagacccccccccccctcccccatgGATCGATCTGAACCCCCCTGGGAACCCAACCcggcacccccccccccccccccccggttcCCTGCAATGGTTTCGTCCAGGGGAATGGGGATCCCCATGGAGGGGGAGGGGCAAtgtgagaccccccccccccaacagaaccctgagaccccccccaggtaccccctgaccccccccaggTACCGATGGCACCCTCCAAACCCCCCCATCCCCCACAATGGTTTCGCCCACAGGtgtgcagcccccccccccgcaaGGATGgatggggggagggggaggcaccttgagacccccccaaaacacGAGACCCCCCCCAAAAGACCCCACAACCCCCTGAGACCCCTTCCCAACCCCCCCCAGGAGCCCAAAACCTCCCCCAgtccccccaaaatcccccccaaaatgaTTTCCCAGcaccctgagaccccccccacaaaaaaaccccaaaatcctcccaaaattcccagggacccctccccaattccccccccccccccgggggtcTCACCGCTCGTCGGGgcccccccgcagcccccccggGCCGGAGCTGCGGCTCAGGGAGCGCCGGTggccccgggacccccgcggGTCCTCCTCGAaatcctgggggggggggaagggttGGGACCCCCGAATTGAGGGAAGAGAGCCCCGAAAATGAGggtggggaccccaaaaatgggggggggggggaactaaaaatggggatgggaaacCCAAAAATTGGGATTGGGGGGTCCCCAAAAATTGGGTGAGAACCCCAAAAGTGGGGTTGGGACCCCCAAATTGGGGTGagaaccccaaaaatggggtgggaaccccaaaaatagGGGTAAGGTCCTTAAaaatggggctgggacccccaaaaatgGGGGTGGGAGTCTCAAAAATGGGGGTGGAAAACCCAAAAGTGGGGTGGCGTCCCCGAAAGTGGGAGCAAgaacccccccaggacccccaaaataGGGGAGGGGTCCCCTCAAATCTCCCCAGAATTGGTGCTGGGACtcccagaccccccccccccccccaaatgaGTTTTGGGATTGTCCAGcgccccccaggtgtgtcctgaGCCCCATgtacctgtcccaggtgtgccccaaaCCCCTCCGGATGTGCCCAGGTGTACCCCAGGTGTACCCCAGCTGCACCCACCTGTACCCAGGTGTGTCTAGGTATGTCCAGGTGTATCCTGGGTAtaccccaggtgtgcccccaaCACTTCCAGGTAtaccccaggtgtgcccaggtataTCCCAGGTATGCCCAGGTGTACCCCAAAACCCTCCAGGTATAACCCAGGTGTACCCCAGGTGTACTCAGGTGTACCCAGCTGTACCCCAGATGTACaccaggtgtacccaggtgtgcccaggtgtacccagCTGTACTCCAGGTGTAccccaggtgtacccaggtgtacccagctgtaccccaggtgtacccaggtgtgcccaggtaccTCCATGCGGTCCAGCGTGGTCCGCTGGCTCTCAGGGCGCTGCGGCAgctgccccaggtgtgctcaggtgtgccccaaacccctccaggtGTACCCCAGGTgtaccccaggtgtgcccaggtgtgcccaggtgtaccgAGCTGTAccccaggtgtacccaggtgtaccccaggtgtgcccaggtgtaccccaggtgtgcccaggtgtaccaAGCTGTACtccaggtgtacccaggtgtacCCCACATGTACaccaggtgtacccaggtgtgcccaggtgtgcccaggtgtacccaggtgtacCGAGCTGTAccccaggtgtacccaggtgtaccccaggtgtgcccaggtgtgcccaggtgtgcccaggtgtaccgAGCTGTACtccaggtgtacccaggtgtgcccaggtgtacccagctgtaccccaggtgtgcccaggtgtgcccaggtgtgcccaggtaccTCCATGCGGTCCAGCGTGGTCCGGCTGGCTCTCAGGGCGCTGCGGCAGCTGCCCGGCTCGGACAGGGCGCCGTAGCGCTGGGCCAGGAGCCGCGCCCGCAGCCGCAGGTACCAGCGCCGCGCCTCACCTGCCAGGTGCCCGCCCTGCGCCCGCTCCCGCAGCAGCTGCGAGCGCCGCCGCACGTACTGCGTGCGGAACTGCGGCAGCTGCGGCGTGCGGTACGCCGCGTACCTGCACAGGTGGGACATgggagggacaggtgagacacaggtgagacacaggggAGATACAGGTGAGAAATGGGGTTAATTctacccaaaaccaaaaaaattccacccaaaaatACATCCAGGTGTGCAGAACTGCATCGTATGCTACGCCGCGTACCTGCgcaggtgggacagggagggacaggtgagagacaggggaaacacaggtgagacacagctGAGACACAGGGGAGATACAGGTGAGATACAGGAGAGATACAGGAGAGATACAGGTGAGATACAGGTGAGATACAGGTGGGATACAGGTGGGATACAGGTGAGATACAGGTGAGatacaggtgagacacaggtgagataCAGGTCAGACACAGGGGAGATACAGGTGAGATACAGGAGAGATACAGGTGGGATACAGGTGGGATACAGGAGAGATACAGGGGAGatacaggtgagacacaggtgagatacaggtgagacacaggtgagataCAGGAGAGATACAGGTGAGATACAGGTGAGatacaggtgagacacaggggAGATACAGGTGGGATACAGGTGAGATACAAGTGAGAAATGGGGTTAATTCTACCCAAAACCAGACCCAGGTGTGTGGAACTGCGGCAGCTGCGGCGTGCGGTACGCCACGTACCTGCACAGGTGGGACATgggagggacaggtgagacacaggtgagataCAGGGGAGATACAGGTGAGATACAGGGGAGATACAGGTGAGATACAGGTGACAAATGGGGTTAATTCTACACAAAACCAGGGAAAGTCCACCCAAAAATACACCCAGGTGTGCAGAACTGCAGCGTGCGGTATGGCGTGTACCTGTGCAGGTGTGACAGGGAGGGACAcgtgagacacaggtgagataCAGGTGAGACACAAGGGAGAAATGGGGTTAATTctacacaaaaccaaaaaaattccacccaaaaccagagaaattCCATCCAAAAACAGACCCAGGTGTGCAAAACTGTGATATGTGGTACGCTGCGTACCtgcacaggtgggacaggggagacacaggtgagacacaggtgagacagagCTGTGAAATCTGAGTTAATGCTacccaaacccaagaaaatTCCACCCAAAAACGGGCCCAGGGGTGCAGAACTGCGGCACCTGTGGGGTGCGGTACGCAGcgcacctgggacaggtgaggcaggTAAAAtacaggtgagagacaggtgagaaaGAGGTTTAATTCGacagaaaaccagagaaattCCACCCAAAAATGGACCCAGGGATGCGGAACTGGGGCACAAatctgggacaggtgaggcaggtgagggacaggtgaaaAACGGGGTTAAATCTTAcccaaaaccagagaaattCCACTCAAAAATGGGCCCAGGTGTGACAATTCCACCCCAAAACCGACCCAGGTGTGACAACACCCCCAAAAAAGGTGCCCCAAGTACCCAAACCCTCCAAAATTCCGCATCCAGGTAGGAGCAtccccccctcaaaaaaaaaaaacaaaaaaaaaaacaagcccgGGGATCCAAAatcctcccccaaaaaaatccccccgAGCTCACCGCGCGTCCACGGCGAGCACCTGCTGCCACACGGCGGCCatggcggccgcggccgccgcggggGGACCCTGCCGAGGGAACAACGGCGTGAgctgagggggaaaatgggggaaaaaggagggaaaagcgGAAAAATCGCACCGGGGCGGCCCTACCTGCGCGTCCCGCTCCACCTCCGCCTCAGGAgctccgcggggccggggctgggccgggggagcggggctgggccTGACCGGAAGTTGCCGCGGCACCGCCTCACGCCCAAATGGCGGCGGGCGTCGCCCTGGAGACGGAGGGCGGTGGGAGGGGGCGTGGTCGTGGATGTGATTGGCTGGTTTTGGGAAATGGGGCGTGGCTTGTGGCCTCGCCTATAAAGCCCGCCTTTCAGGAGCGCACGCTGATTGGGTGACCACACAAAAGGGGCGTGGCGAACGCGTCTCTTTATGGTCACGGCGTTCTCGGAGCGCCCCAGGATTGGCCGCTCCGCCCGGCGGCGCCTCTCGTCTGCCCCGGGTCCTCCCGCCCGCCGAGTTTGCGACAAGGCAGCGGGCCAAGCGGTGCGCTTTACGGCAGCGGGCCGGGGGGTCCCGGGAGGGTCCCGAGAGCGTTTTGGGGGGACccccggggggggtcccggtgcctCCGAGGCGGCTCCGTGAGCACTGAATTCCCCCCGCTCCTTGCTTTGTACCGCGCCACGGCGCTGCTCGGAGCGCGCCTCGCTTGACGGCGGGCTGTACGACAGCCTGAGGGGCGTCCGGCGCGCTTTACGGCAGCGCGGCGGACACCGCGGccgggggggattttggggggtcccgggggcgtcccggggggggccgggggtcGGTGCCCCCCCCGAGGATGCCGCTGGCCGTGCAGTGGCCGTTCCCCGCGGAGCCCTCGCGGCGCTGGGCCCTGGCGAGCCGCGTGGTCACGGGCCTGGTGGGCACCTACAGCTGCGTGTGGACCCGTgagtgaccccccccccccccaaaattctgGGGTTCTGAGGGAgagaccccccccaaatcccggcTCTGAGGGAAACTCCCCCCCTCAAATCCCAGATCTGAGGGGGAGACCCCCCCCAATCATGCCTGAACTCCCCCCTCGTCACCCCCAGACACCCCCCAAGCcaattttggggggggtctcatccctttcacattttcagacacccccccccccccccgataCGTTTGGGACCCCCTAAATCCTTTCAGATCCTCGGgactcccccccccccccagatatatttgggacccctccccaaacagccctggggacccccaggtcctttgTGATCCCCCAAAACTGttcagacccccccccccaaattcctcctTCAACCCTTTAGGACCCCCCCAAAGACCCCTGGGGAGCCCTAAAACCCTTCAGACCCCCCCCAGAATTCCTCTTCCAACCCCTTTAGGACCTCCTGGAGACCCCCCCCGGACCCCTGGAGACCCCCCCCAGTCCTTTTAGGAGCCTCTGTCTGCCCTGAGGCCCCCCCAAGACCCCCCAAAAACCttcaaaaacccccaaaaccacccaggacccccccaaacaCCCTTCAGACCCACCCAAgaccccccccccgccccaaatTCCTCCTCCAACCCCTTTAGGACCCCCTGTGGACCCTCCCAACTCTCCCCAGTCCCCTCTAAGACCCCCCCCAAAACTCTTCAGacccccccaaattcctcctTCAACCTTTTAGGACCCCCGCCCCCCCCCAAAACTTTTCAAATCT
This genomic window contains:
- the WDR13 gene encoding WD repeat-containing protein 13 isoform X1 → MAAVWQQVLAVDARYAAYRTPQLPQFRTQYVRRRSQLLRERAQGGHLAGEARRWYLRLRARLLAQRYGALSEPGSCRSALRASRTTLDRMEDFEEDPRGSRGHRRSLSRSSGPGGLRGGPDERPPGVVPTPLAEASRAMAGDTTLSENYAFAGVFHVFDQHLDSAVRKVQFAHDERHLLACCSLDGTLSVCRLAPGPPAVLRRLRGHGAGVSDFAWSLSNDVLVSASLDGTLRLWDPADGRCIRRVPDPDGAALLCCAFQPLNNNLTVVGSARHMVRVVNISTGKAARGGTGRLPGRVLALCFDAPGRVLWAGDDRGSVSSFLCDPGTGRLTKASRVLVQAGGSITSLSARAWASREAPDPSLLVNACPDRLLLFRVVEDEGGSGAPGLRLRRSFPTRHREQPLRSCFCPLMSFRQGACVVTGSEDASVHFFDVGRAARATVNTLQGHGAAVLAVAFNCDESLLASGDAAGTVIVWRRQHA
- the WDR13 gene encoding WD repeat-containing protein 13 isoform X2 codes for the protein MEDFEEDPRGSRGHRRSLSRSSGPGGLRGGPDERPPGVVPTPLAEASRAMAGDTTLSENYAFAGVFHVFDQHLDSAVRKVQFAHDERHLLACCSLDGTLSVCRLAPGPPAVLRRLRGHGAGVSDFAWSLSNDVLVSASLDGTLRLWDPADGRCIRRVPDPDGAALLCCAFQPLNNNLTVVGSARHMVRVVNISTGKAARGGTGRLPGRVLALCFDAPGRVLWAGDDRGSVSSFLCDPGTGRLTKASRVLVQAGGSITSLSARAWASREAPDPSLLVNACPDRLLLFRVVEDEGGSGAPGLRLRRSFPTRHREQPLRSCFCPLMSFRQGACVVTGSEDASVHFFDVGRAARATVNTLQGHGAAVLAVAFNCDESLLASGDAAGTVIVWRRQHA